A region from the uncultured Bacteroides sp. genome encodes:
- a CDS encoding HU family DNA-binding protein, whose protein sequence is MAVPYKKVGRKDPRKADSAVRFYPQLVTMGQSANLDSIAYKMKEASSLSVGDIQSVLTNFVEAMRSSLYNGQSVNIRDFGVFSLSAHTTGAETEKECSTKNIVSMKINFRPSSSVRPSLTSTRAGEKIEFLDVVAALAAQQPSDDPGNDGGGGGGEDPDA, encoded by the coding sequence ATGGCAGTACCATATAAAAAAGTGGGCCGAAAGGACCCGAGAAAAGCGGATTCGGCAGTGAGGTTTTATCCGCAGCTGGTTACCATGGGGCAAAGTGCCAACCTGGACAGCATAGCTTACAAAATGAAGGAGGCGAGTTCGCTCTCCGTAGGAGATATTCAGAGTGTGCTTACTAACTTTGTAGAGGCGATGCGTTCGTCACTCTACAACGGGCAGTCGGTGAATATTCGTGATTTCGGGGTGTTTAGTCTCTCGGCTCATACCACGGGAGCGGAAACGGAAAAAGAGTGCAGCACGAAGAATATCGTGTCGATGAAGATCAACTTCCGCCCTTCGAGCAGTGTGCGTCCCAGTTTGACGTCGACCCGTGCGGGAGAGAAGATCGAGTTTCTGGATGTTGTTGCGGCACTAGCTGCACAGCAACCTTCCGATGACCCCGGTAATGACGGAGGCGGCGGAGGAGGTGAAGATCCGGATGCTTAA
- a CDS encoding UvrD-helicase domain-containing protein, with translation MSTNYIDELNESQRAAVLYNEGPALVIAGAGSGKTRVLTYKIAYLLEQGYQPWNILALTFTNKAAREMKERIARQVGQEPARHLWMGTFHSIFSRILRAEATKLGFPSQFTIYDTADSKSLLRSIIKEMGLDEKTYKPGSVQSRISNAKNHLVSPSGYAANKEAYEADCAAKVPAVRDIYRRYWERCRQSGAMDFDDLLFYTYLLFQGFPDVLARYRNQFRYLLVDEYQDTNYAQHSIVLQLAEQHQHICVVGDDAQSIYSFRGADIDNILHFTKLYKNTQVFKLEQNYRSTQTIVSAANSLIEKNERQIRKEVFSEKERGEAVGVFQAYSDVEEGDIVINKIAELRRKHHYDYDSFAILYRTNAQSRIFEEAMRKQGMPYKIYGGLSFYQRKEIKDVVAYFRLVVNPNDEEAFKRIINYPARGIGDTTVGKIISAATGQSASLWTVMCEPLTYNLAINKGTHTKLQDFRQLIEEFIGEAPQKNAYQLGTEIIRRSGILSDIHVDNSPENLSRRENVEELVNGMQDFCALRMEEGNPDISLSDFLSDIALLTDQDSDKADDGPKITLMTVHSAKGLEFCNVFVVGMEENLFPSAMVGNSPRGMEEERRLFYVAITRAQEHCFLSYARSRFRYGKMEFGTPSRFLKDIDARFLQLPQEETVRRGVDEEAVHFRREQKERSSHSLFGNGSTSGSQRPKAQIIAPTVPPNLKRVSSSSASSANAGGSTITVVNVGQIIEHERFGIGEVIQVVGEGDNAKAVIHFRNAGEKNLLLRFARFKVINP, from the coding sequence ATGTCAACAAATTATATAGATGAACTCAACGAAAGCCAACGTGCCGCCGTGCTCTATAACGAAGGCCCTGCACTGGTCATTGCCGGTGCCGGATCGGGCAAAACCCGCGTGCTTACCTATAAGATAGCCTATCTGCTCGAACAGGGATACCAACCGTGGAACATACTCGCCCTCACCTTTACCAACAAAGCCGCCCGTGAGATGAAGGAGCGCATTGCCCGTCAGGTAGGGCAGGAGCCTGCCCGCCACCTCTGGATGGGTACCTTTCACTCCATCTTTTCGCGCATACTCCGTGCCGAGGCCACAAAACTAGGGTTCCCTTCGCAATTCACCATCTACGACACAGCCGATAGCAAAAGCCTGCTCCGCTCCATCATTAAAGAGATGGGGCTCGACGAGAAAACCTATAAACCAGGTTCCGTGCAGAGTCGCATTTCCAATGCCAAGAACCACCTTGTTTCGCCATCGGGCTATGCGGCCAATAAAGAAGCCTACGAAGCCGATTGTGCGGCCAAAGTACCTGCCGTGCGAGACATCTACCGTCGTTATTGGGAACGCTGCCGCCAGTCCGGTGCCATGGATTTCGACGATCTGTTGTTCTACACCTACCTCCTTTTTCAGGGATTTCCCGATGTGCTGGCACGCTACCGCAACCAGTTTCGGTACCTCTTGGTCGACGAGTATCAGGATACCAACTACGCCCAGCACAGCATTGTGCTTCAGTTAGCCGAACAACATCAACACATCTGCGTGGTGGGCGATGATGCCCAAAGCATCTACTCTTTTCGGGGAGCGGACATCGACAACATTCTGCATTTCACCAAACTTTATAAAAACACACAGGTCTTTAAACTCGAACAAAACTACCGCTCCACACAAACCATTGTCTCTGCCGCCAACAGCCTTATCGAGAAAAACGAACGACAGATACGCAAAGAAGTTTTCTCCGAAAAGGAGCGGGGAGAAGCCGTCGGGGTGTTTCAGGCCTACTCCGATGTAGAAGAAGGCGACATTGTGATTAATAAGATAGCCGAATTGCGCCGTAAGCACCACTACGACTACGATTCCTTTGCTATTCTCTACCGTACGAATGCCCAGAGCCGCATATTCGAAGAGGCCATGCGCAAGCAAGGTATGCCTTATAAAATCTATGGCGGACTCTCCTTTTACCAACGCAAAGAAATCAAAGACGTGGTGGCTTATTTCCGGCTGGTGGTTAACCCCAACGACGAAGAAGCCTTTAAGCGCATCATCAATTATCCCGCTCGTGGCATCGGCGATACCACCGTCGGCAAAATTATCTCCGCTGCCACGGGGCAGAGTGCTAGCCTGTGGACGGTGATGTGCGAACCGCTTACCTATAACCTCGCCATCAATAAAGGCACCCACACCAAACTACAAGACTTCCGCCAACTCATCGAAGAGTTCATTGGTGAAGCTCCCCAAAAGAATGCTTATCAGCTCGGAACGGAGATTATCCGTCGTTCGGGCATTCTGAGCGATATTCATGTCGACAATTCGCCCGAGAACCTCAGTCGTCGCGAAAATGTAGAAGAGTTGGTCAACGGCATGCAAGACTTCTGTGCCCTGCGCATGGAAGAGGGCAATCCCGATATCTCCCTGTCCGATTTCCTGTCGGATATAGCCCTGCTTACCGATCAGGATTCCGATAAAGCCGACGACGGACCCAAAATCACCCTCATGACCGTACATTCCGCCAAAGGTCTCGAATTCTGTAACGTTTTTGTGGTAGGCATGGAAGAGAATCTCTTTCCCAGTGCCATGGTCGGTAACTCCCCCCGCGGCATGGAAGAAGAACGCCGCCTGTTCTATGTAGCCATCACCCGTGCTCAGGAACACTGCTTCCTCTCGTACGCCCGCAGCCGTTTTCGCTACGGCAAGATGGAGTTCGGCACTCCCAGCCGCTTCCTCAAAGACATTGATGCCCGTTTTCTGCAACTCCCCCAAGAAGAAACCGTGCGTCGAGGAGTGGACGAAGAAGCCGTACACTTCCGCCGCGAACAGAAAGAGCGCTCTTCTCATTCCCTCTTTGGCAACGGAAGCACTTCCGGCAGTCAACGCCCTAAAGCACAGATTATAGCCCCCACCGTGCCTCCCAACCTTAAACGGGTAAGCAGCAGCTCGGCATCGTCGGCTAATGCCGGTGGCTCTACCATTACAGTAGTTAACGTAGGCCAAATCATTGAACATGAACGCTTTGGCATTGGCGAAGTTATTCAGGTAGTAGGCGAGGGCGATAATGCCAAAGCCGTTATACACTTCCGCAATGCCGGAGAAAAGAACCTGTTGCTCCGCTTTGCCCGTTTCAAAGTAATCAACCCCTAG
- a CDS encoding ATP-binding protein, with protein sequence MIAEIKIRNLLSFRDEAIFSFEADKSKDMESYHVVEVAPGVRLLKLAIVYGANASGKSNLILIYDFLRKFIFQIPTNKSAETGVVSFLLDSNSSKEPASIILTFYVQKENLDAVKYVYSLELTKTHIIMESLTYYTSQQPTSIFERTIDGGVSSIKYGYKIKLTPAAKEEISLKCLPNMSVFAAYQQVNINVPEIEDVLAYFRNQMMPAISPMKNLKQYSENKINNQVSKDYILKYLQEADFNISDISEHKQDSPEGVVRDLIFQHKVQNENGQTSVFDFPELLESQGTLRTMGLAGCIQEIISNNAILAVDEIESSLHPRLIEYIIERFLKESEYAQMLITTHYDGLLAEDDLLRMDNVWFTEKNKDGATVLYPLTDFKGLNRISSLQKAYKFGKFGAVPNI encoded by the coding sequence ATGATAGCAGAAATAAAAATTAGAAATTTACTTTCGTTCAGAGACGAAGCCATATTTAGCTTTGAAGCGGATAAAAGTAAAGATATGGAGTCATATCACGTAGTTGAAGTGGCTCCCGGAGTGCGTTTACTCAAATTGGCAATAGTGTATGGAGCTAATGCTTCAGGTAAAAGCAATCTCATCTTGATATATGATTTTTTACGTAAATTTATTTTTCAAATCCCTACCAATAAAAGTGCTGAGACGGGAGTCGTTTCATTTTTGTTAGACAGTAATAGTAGTAAAGAACCTGCATCCATTATTCTAACTTTTTATGTACAGAAAGAGAATCTGGATGCGGTTAAATATGTCTATTCATTGGAGCTGACAAAAACCCATATAATAATGGAATCATTAACATACTATACTAGCCAGCAACCCACTTCTATTTTTGAGCGTACTATTGATGGCGGTGTGTCTTCCATAAAATATGGCTACAAAATTAAACTGACACCTGCGGCAAAAGAGGAAATTTCGTTAAAATGTCTCCCCAACATGTCCGTTTTTGCAGCATATCAACAGGTAAACATTAATGTTCCTGAGATTGAGGATGTATTGGCATACTTCCGCAATCAAATGATGCCTGCAATTAGTCCAATGAAGAACTTGAAGCAATATTCCGAAAATAAAATAAACAACCAGGTTAGCAAGGATTACATATTGAAATACTTGCAGGAGGCTGATTTTAACATATCGGATATATCCGAACATAAACAAGATTCCCCTGAAGGTGTTGTAAGAGATCTTATTTTTCAACATAAGGTGCAGAATGAAAATGGACAAACCTCTGTATTTGATTTTCCGGAACTATTAGAATCACAAGGTACTCTCCGTACAATGGGGTTGGCCGGTTGTATTCAAGAGATAATATCCAATAATGCTATTTTAGCTGTCGATGAGATTGAATCTTCACTGCATCCGCGATTGATTGAATACATCATCGAAAGGTTCTTGAAAGAATCGGAATATGCTCAAATGTTAATTACCACTCACTATGACGGATTATTAGCAGAAGATGATTTACTGCGTATGGATAATGTTTGGTTCACGGAGAAGAACAAAGATGGTGCTACCGTTCTTTACCCCCTAACTGATTTTAAAGGACTGAACCGAATCAGCTCATTGCAGAAAGCCTATAAGTTCGGTAAGTTTGGTGCTGTTCCTAATATATAA
- a CDS encoding superoxide dismutase — protein sequence MNTILMSLILTIMTYDMPKLPYATDALEPVISQKTLEYHYGKHLQAYVNNLNSLVPGTAFEGKTVEEIVATAPDGAIFNNAGQVLNHTLYFTQFAGKPSQSEPSGKLAEAIVKDFGSFDNFKKEFTAAAVGLFGSGWAWLSVDKSGKLHITKETNGSNPVRAGLKPLLGFDVWEHAYYLDYQNRRADHISALWSIIDWSVVDSRL from the coding sequence ATGAATACAATATTAATGTCTTTAATACTTACGATCATGACTTATGATATGCCAAAACTTCCCTACGCAACCGATGCGTTGGAACCTGTAATCAGTCAGAAAACTCTCGAATATCATTATGGCAAGCACCTGCAAGCCTATGTAAACAACCTGAACAGCCTTGTACCCGGAACGGCCTTTGAAGGCAAAACGGTAGAAGAAATTGTGGCTACGGCTCCGGATGGTGCCATCTTTAACAATGCCGGACAGGTATTGAACCACACACTGTACTTTACTCAGTTTGCCGGAAAGCCTTCGCAAAGCGAACCATCGGGTAAACTGGCGGAAGCTATCGTAAAAGACTTCGGCAGTTTCGACAACTTTAAAAAAGAATTTACTGCCGCTGCAGTAGGTCTGTTCGGCTCGGGCTGGGCATGGCTGTCTGTAGACAAGAGCGGAAAGTTGCATATTACGAAAGAAACCAATGGAAGCAATCCGGTTCGTGCCGGTTTGAAACCGCTGTTGGGCTTTGACGTATGGGAACATGCTTATTACTTGGATTACCAAAATCGTAGAGCCGACCACATCAGCGCTTTGTGGAGCATTATTGATTGGTCAGTTGTAGACAGCCGACTGTAA
- a CDS encoding Abi family protein encodes MKESFCKKYSTTQQQINLLKARGLIINDEKKVADYICNIGYFRLSAYFYPFLKSPKENHVYKANSTFKQVMDIYRFDRKLRLLLFNEIEKIEVAIRSCIVNTACDLLEDIFWITNPAFFYNRKKFDFAISSIDSEIHKSKEDFITHFKETYTDSYPPAWMIVEILPLGTLCYMYMNLKDTSLKKRIAQHFGLQIPTFNSWITILAGLRNMCCHHTRTWNRELPVIPSEPKQITHPWINSDGIDKKRMYYRICMIYYFLFTVSSNNTFKQKLKELLNHYPNVDIRAMGFPTNWEKEPLWM; translated from the coding sequence ATGAAGGAATCTTTTTGCAAGAAATATTCAACAACACAGCAACAAATAAATCTTTTAAAAGCAAGAGGTTTAATTATTAATGACGAAAAAAAAGTTGCTGATTATATATGTAATATTGGTTATTTTCGTTTAAGTGCTTACTTCTATCCATTTCTTAAAAGCCCCAAAGAAAATCACGTTTATAAAGCCAATTCCACTTTTAAACAAGTAATGGATATATATCGATTTGACAGAAAATTACGGCTGTTATTATTTAATGAGATTGAAAAAATTGAGGTCGCTATTCGTTCTTGTATAGTTAATACAGCGTGTGATTTGTTAGAAGATATATTTTGGATCACTAATCCTGCATTTTTTTATAATCGTAAAAAATTTGATTTTGCTATATCTTCAATAGATAGTGAAATTCATAAATCTAAAGAAGACTTTATTACTCATTTTAAAGAAACATATACTGATTCTTATCCCCCCGCATGGATGATAGTTGAAATACTTCCTTTAGGAACGCTTTGCTATATGTATATGAATTTGAAAGATACATCTTTAAAAAAACGAATAGCACAACATTTCGGTTTACAGATTCCTACTTTTAATTCATGGATTACTATTTTGGCAGGATTAAGAAATATGTGTTGCCACCATACCAGAACTTGGAATAGGGAATTGCCTGTCATTCCATCCGAACCTAAACAAATAACTCACCCTTGGATTAATAGTGATGGCATAGACAAAAAAAGAATGTATTATAGAATCTGTATGATTTATTATTTTCTCTTTACCGTTTCTTCAAACAATACTTTTAAACAGAAGTTAAAAGAACTGCTTAATCATTATCCCAATGTTGATATCCGAGCCATGGGATTTCCCACTAATTGGGAAAAAGAACCTTTATGGATGTGA
- a CDS encoding DUF4248 domain-containing protein, producing MKSEYEENSDRSFPIRTYSKAELAMLYCPNQCITLALNTLYRWMRLNTALMAELQSVGYYRFRRSFTPLEVRIIVKYLGEPG from the coding sequence ATGAAGTCAGAATACGAAGAAAATTCAGATCGTTCGTTTCCCATCCGAACCTATTCCAAGGCCGAACTGGCCATGCTCTACTGCCCCAATCAGTGCATCACCCTCGCACTAAACACCCTCTATCGCTGGATGAGACTAAACACCGCCCTCATGGCCGAACTCCAATCGGTAGGTTACTACAGATTCCGTCGTTCATTCACTCCCCTCGAAGTACGCATCATCGTAAAGTATCTCGGCGAACCCGGGTAA
- a CDS encoding LamG domain-containing protein, which translates to MKDSCYVSLAVPSGGYAECAGLNFHPDGSTPFTLESWLHLNGMGSDISVLSRENAFDLSIRNGRLFLSVSGGMALASDVDGTLVDSVDWHHVAVTFDLSFVRFYIDGNIAGCIAAPVAAPENANEWRIGSNLDGRMRCLRTYNTALDASEVLNCLYNAPDTKSMTADVDFSCNPPVNHISPASGISFHQGAAMRLAWPSLLLKGTAYALPSNSTNLNPGGAQVDPYTIHSRIYVTGTYPCMAIMTNGDNNMDSGIALLLVYDRDAKGYHLQALRGSDSDERNWLVSKGVITPDQWASVGCTYDGEHLRIYINGALDSEMEAGPILMSQEQGNVLIGGMLECGRPTGTNTFQGYMARMEIWNIALSDEEMKSCSTTVPEIDVTGLAEAFDFTNVPIRSETSCVAVALCDNARFEELMVPAPETFSEYMPEEISYGVDREWIEQMREGVDLDELKRKRSLLFASDATDGTAELALVLGFEPTAEQRKYLAQRHTDKESNGNLLLGVTHHVVGTDYVLLAHYKKESQVIYRCPVSELDDCTLRIVELVFILIGGMVSAIFGIQTKLTPKSIQYIVGSILPLSSVQAIMSTGSEMKPAQIYLLGKQLSSLGLLKELLKMIVVLGFWALMRFLIKVVLTFLGVGWADTIASLAATAITFGIAYVAYVKNCRPIPMVSIREIRFNHDLNRSDTSAINIRIDAATQVRRPEWVNGQSDPAAYSRAAVNGPVIKARFHIGSLLNYTVNVRAQAVGDVLLGNIPSTQVSFILGNSGEITFQLPNHTIGVAPIGQHNIVWNWQYQDIRTGQWANMIPTNHTIYLTENLPVNPWTQVVGNDTQWPWTRIFDLSLQWMNGAVALPQVKENITNGMYTCGMEYGGGGYLFGVGGGYRFNATQFLADIQNPVNFAVECSECAAIIVLLANIWGSNLIPYSFVNNGHVNTAYIKALGAGAVWETHNFAYHVIATTNNMNQAPNSPVYDGCVAVDASTNPWDAGMVRVPLIPGTANAQMPFGPPTLNVLPVPYQAANNYSDRLFENVPASKNNLNVNAVLPIQII; encoded by the coding sequence ATGAAAGATTCTTGTTATGTATCATTGGCCGTGCCTTCGGGGGGGTATGCCGAATGCGCCGGTCTCAATTTTCACCCGGATGGATCGACCCCTTTTACTCTAGAAAGTTGGCTGCACCTAAACGGTATGGGAAGCGACATCTCCGTATTGAGCCGAGAGAATGCTTTTGATTTAAGTATCCGCAACGGGCGTTTGTTTCTCTCCGTTAGCGGAGGGATGGCGCTGGCTTCGGATGTAGACGGCACACTGGTCGATTCGGTGGACTGGCATCATGTGGCGGTTACGTTCGACCTTTCGTTTGTACGCTTCTATATCGATGGAAACATAGCGGGATGTATAGCAGCACCTGTTGCGGCTCCCGAAAATGCCAACGAATGGCGCATAGGCTCCAACCTAGACGGGCGCATGCGTTGCTTACGGACATACAACACCGCACTGGATGCTTCTGAAGTTCTGAATTGCCTGTATAATGCACCGGATACGAAGTCGATGACTGCCGATGTGGATTTTAGTTGTAATCCTCCGGTAAACCATATCTCTCCCGCCTCGGGTATAAGCTTTCATCAGGGAGCAGCCATGCGTTTGGCGTGGCCTTCTCTGTTGTTAAAAGGTACGGCTTATGCCTTGCCCTCCAACAGTACGAACCTGAACCCCGGAGGCGCTCAGGTAGATCCGTACACGATACATAGCCGGATTTATGTAACGGGAACATATCCTTGCATGGCGATCATGACTAACGGAGACAATAATATGGATTCGGGTATCGCTCTTTTGCTTGTCTATGATCGGGATGCAAAGGGTTATCATTTGCAGGCGTTGAGGGGATCGGACTCCGACGAAAGAAATTGGTTGGTATCTAAAGGGGTGATAACCCCGGATCAATGGGCCAGCGTGGGATGTACGTATGACGGTGAGCATTTGCGCATATACATTAACGGGGCACTTGACAGTGAAATGGAAGCGGGCCCCATTCTTATGTCGCAGGAACAGGGAAATGTATTGATAGGCGGTATGCTGGAATGCGGACGCCCCACGGGAACCAATACTTTTCAGGGATACATGGCCCGCATGGAAATATGGAACATCGCATTGAGCGACGAGGAGATGAAGAGTTGCAGCACAACGGTTCCGGAGATTGATGTTACGGGACTGGCAGAGGCTTTTGACTTTACAAATGTGCCTATACGAAGTGAGACTTCGTGCGTGGCGGTGGCGCTGTGTGACAATGCGCGCTTTGAGGAATTGATGGTTCCCGCTCCCGAAACTTTCAGCGAATACATGCCCGAGGAGATTAGTTATGGTGTGGATAGGGAATGGATAGAACAAATGCGAGAGGGGGTCGATTTAGATGAACTGAAGAGGAAGCGTAGTCTGTTATTCGCATCGGATGCGACGGACGGAACGGCCGAGCTGGCTCTGGTGCTGGGTTTTGAACCTACCGCCGAGCAGCGCAAATATCTCGCACAACGCCACACGGACAAGGAGAGTAACGGCAACTTGCTGTTGGGGGTAACACACCATGTGGTGGGAACCGACTATGTGTTGCTGGCTCATTACAAAAAAGAATCGCAGGTTATCTATCGATGTCCGGTTTCGGAACTGGACGACTGCACGTTGCGTATCGTGGAACTGGTATTCATCCTTATAGGCGGAATGGTTAGCGCCATTTTCGGCATACAGACCAAACTGACTCCTAAATCCATTCAGTATATTGTGGGAAGTATTCTTCCGCTATCATCGGTGCAGGCCATCATGAGTACGGGTAGCGAGATGAAACCTGCTCAGATATATTTATTGGGCAAGCAGTTATCGTCATTGGGCTTATTAAAAGAACTGTTGAAGATGATTGTGGTTCTGGGTTTCTGGGCATTGATGCGTTTCCTGATAAAGGTGGTTCTGACTTTTCTGGGAGTGGGTTGGGCAGATACGATCGCCTCTCTTGCCGCCACGGCAATTACCTTTGGCATTGCGTATGTAGCTTATGTAAAAAACTGCCGCCCGATTCCTATGGTCTCTATACGCGAAATTCGATTTAATCATGACCTGAATCGCTCGGACACTTCGGCTATAAACATACGAATAGATGCCGCCACACAGGTGAGACGTCCCGAATGGGTAAATGGGCAGAGTGATCCGGCGGCTTATAGCAGGGCAGCAGTTAACGGTCCCGTTATCAAAGCGCGTTTCCATATCGGTTCGCTTCTTAACTATACGGTGAATGTAAGGGCGCAGGCGGTAGGAGATGTTCTGTTGGGGAATATACCGAGCACGCAGGTATCGTTTATTTTGGGGAACTCCGGCGAAATCACCTTCCAGCTGCCGAACCATACCATAGGGGTTGCACCCATAGGACAACATAATATAGTATGGAACTGGCAGTATCAGGACATACGCACAGGGCAATGGGCGAATATGATTCCAACCAATCATACCATCTACCTGACGGAGAACCTGCCTGTCAATCCGTGGACTCAGGTGGTGGGTAACGACACTCAATGGCCGTGGACAAGGATATTTGACTTAAGCCTGCAATGGATGAACGGGGCGGTGGCGCTGCCGCAGGTTAAGGAAAATATAACCAATGGGATGTATACTTGTGGAATGGAATATGGCGGAGGAGGCTATTTGTTTGGAGTTGGAGGAGGATATAGATTCAATGCCACGCAATTCTTGGCTGACATACAGAATCCGGTAAATTTTGCGGTTGAATGTAGTGAATGTGCCGCGATTATCGTTTTGCTTGCCAACATTTGGGGAAGCAACCTGATTCCTTATTCTTTTGTCAATAACGGACACGTGAATACTGCGTACATAAAAGCATTGGGAGCCGGTGCCGTATGGGAAACACATAACTTTGCATACCACGTGATTGCAACAACAAACAATATGAATCAGGCCCCTAACTCTCCGGTATACGATGGATGTGTGGCGGTGGATGCTTCTACCAATCCATGGGATGCGGGTATGGTTCGTGTTCCGTTAATACCGGGAACAGCGAATGCTCAGATGCCATTCGGACCTCCTACGCTCAACGTATTGCCGGTGCCTTATCAGGCTGCAAACAACTATAGCGACCGACTGTTTGAGAATGTTCCGGCCAGCAAGAACAATCTAAATGTAAATGCCGTATTACCCATACAAATAATATAA